ttccaggTGTCTTCATCACTAAAGGAGACGTTGGAGTCGGCACCATCGTCGGCTCAGCTGTCTTCAACATCCTGGTCATCATCGGCCTGAGTGGGATCTTTGCAGGCCAGGTAGGAAAAACTTGCACCGACATCCTGCATGCAGTTGTTCTCGACACAGTTATGTGGACGCTAACACGTCTAACTTTTCGCCACAGACGGTGGTTCTGACCTGGTGGTCCCTTTTCAGAGATTCTACCTACTACATCCTGTCCGTGTTGACTCTCATCATGGTGCGATgtgcttttctttaaaaagaattCATGTGTTAAGCTTTTATATCTCCACGTCGTGTCCTGAAGAAtctgttttctccctctctaGGTTATCTATGACACCAGAGTTGTCTGGTGAGTTCACATGCCTTTAATCCTGCTTGTACCTTTTAAGctgctgcttaaaaaaaaaaagcagaataacttACAATAAATTACACCAGTCATCATGCCATCACATTTCCGTAGAGGCGCTCCCACAGTAGGTATCTGtgctcacactgacacagaccTGCAaattcatctctctcctctcacgCTCTGATTGGCGTCAACGACCTCCTCTTCAAATGACTGTTATTACAATCACGAAGATGACGGTGTCAACAAGTTGTACAATCAGGGGTTGTGGAACATGTTAAATCAATTTGGTTCCTGATTCACACACGACAAGTAACAAAACATCTGCATATGCATTTCCAGTCAGCCGCGGCTCATTTCACAGGCAGCAGAGGTGACGCGGAACAAGTTCAGTTTAAAATCGGTTGTGAAATGACTTTTGTTTAATTTCCGTGGTGAAGGTGTCTGTCATCAGCGCCAGCCACTTCACATGTGAGCAGCAGTATGAAGCGTAGCCGCTTGATTGATTTGAAATAGTTGTTggattgatttcttttttattgcttttcccTCTCAACAGGCTCGTTTAGTGCTCTCGATGCCTTCTTCCCTTTTTAGCTGCCTCCTGaatgttttctcctctgtcgACCTGAAGCCTTTTGCGAAAAGACAGAATGGCTGCCCATTGTTGTATGTGTCAGGGGTTTTAATGAAAGAGTAGATTTATTCATGGAGCCAATGCAGGCTGTAGCACTGATAAATAGCAGACTTATTGAAGTCGTGCAGGTTTATTGAATCGCAGCTTGCCAAGCCAAGGCTGTCGTGGTGTTTTTCACTTCACCGCTGTTCTTCTCAATACACTTAGTCAGATTTGTGTTTTAGCGGACTAGGCCAAATCACTGCATGCTCAGAATATCTGAGAAGTGATTTTGCACATATGCTGTATGTATCAGTGCTGTATATGCTGTTCATGAGGATCAATACGACCAAGCTCTGCTAAAGGCAGTGCATAAACAGGGAGTTTAGATCAACTGACAGCTTGGTTTCAGATCTGAACTATTTCTCAATAACTTtatattcattaatttattgattcattcattataCTCATGACTAGATCAACAATCAAAGGATGTaaatcagaaacaaaaactTAAATCAGATTTGGTATTTACTTCAAACCAGTGAGAAAAGCATAGTaataatgagaaataacagaaaacaaagtgaattAAGAAGACTGATTTCAGACAGATTGATTTTTGGTCAGTGGAATAGAGGAGGAAGATTATGTAGGTAATAACAGCGTACAGCTCGTCGCTACTAATCCtcacatacattattttttttaactcttaaaATCTAGTTTACATGAGGCAAGAGATTCTGTATGAACTTTAacaattaatttgtttttgtatttcttattaTATAAGAAATGTTATGCCCTAAATGTTCAGATCCTAAATAAGCCAATGCAGACACCACTGCCATTACAGAGTGATCAAAACAAGACTACAGGATAACTAATTATATTATCTATgtttatatttgatttgatattttgaatGGAGCTTTGTACCTCTGCAGTATGTCGGATCAGACTAACACAAACATGCTCTTTGCTGTGCAGGTGGGAGTCCTTGCTCCTCATGACCATGTATGGGATCTACATTATAATCATGAAGTAAGTTTACCAAAGGGCCAAACCTCCTCATCAGGCATCACACCTCCACACCCGTCTGTATTCTGACTGAGGACAAACCCTGTTTATTGTATATATGCATGTAAGGAAACTGTATCTGTTTGGTTACAGGTTCAACTCCCAGATTCTGGCGTTTGTGACGCATCAGTTAAGGAGCTCCAGGCCGTGCTGCCATGGATTAGAGGATCACCGAGACAACAAGATGGGGGAGGATGCATCCGCCTGCAACACGTCCATGGTGCTTCTCAACAAAGGTCAGGAGATGTTAGAGTAATGTTGTCGTCTTTGCTGCTGTCGTCTTTGTATGAGTCGTCTGTTAATCTACAAGAACCTCCTCGCAGGCCAAGCTCATGGTCAGGAGCCTCCTCCGGTCGTCATGGTGGATGAGCTTCTCATCCTCAACCCCCACAAACTGTCCTTCTCCGAGGCGGGTCTGCGCGTCATGATCACCCCCCACTTCTCCCCCCGCACCAGGCTCTCAATGGCAGGCCGCGTCCTCATCAGTGAGGTATTTGACACACACGTCACACATcttaacaaaatgtcttcaaagcTCTACAACACTTGCCCCTCTCCTCTTGCAGAGACAGAGGCTGATCCAGAGCTCGAAGAGCCAGCGGGACGGCGAGGCCGGCCCCGGGTCACGAGCGGGATCCACCACCAACAGCCTGAAGCGGACGGGCTCCTGCAGCATGGAGAACGGAGGCAGGGGAGCCGGGATAGGAGACACAGAGTCAGGAGACAAACCAGGGGTCGAGGTGTGccagccagaggaggaggacgacgatgAAGATGGGATGTTTAGTCCCGTGCGCATACCAGGTGACAATCTGgcaatttactttttatttatgttagATGGAAAATGCTGGAAATGGTGCCCAAAATCTTTTGGATGTTGTAGCTAATCCttgattgacaaaaaaaaaatccttaaaataACAGATTAAAAACCCTCCTGACTGACTTCCTGCTCTTCACAGGTAGCTGCTGTGCGCGGGTGAAGTGGGTGATCATGTGGCCTCTGGGCTTCCTGCTCTACTTCACTGTGCCTAACTGTATTCTGCCACGCTGGCACCGGTGGTTCATGGTCACCTTCGTGGCCTCCACCCTGTGGATCGCAGTCTTCTCCTACCTCATGGTGTGGATGGTAAGGAGGCAGACAAACGGGGAGATCCAAGCTACAACGATACAGTCACAATAATCTCTAATAAATCTACTAAACAGGAGAGGGGGTGATTGTTATTTGAGGATGCACCACCTTAAAGTTCTCCCTTTTGTTGTATATTGTAAATAGCCATGAAAAGGTGAAGATATTGATGTGTCCTGATGTTTCAGGTCACCATCATCAGCTACACACTAGACATCCCAGACTACATCATGGGTATAACCTTCCTGGCTGCAGGTACCAGCGTGCCAGACTGCATGGCAAGTCTGATTGTAGCTCGACAAGGTAAAACAAAGTCTCCAAAGTCTCTCTTTGTGGTGCAGGTGCTTCAGTTCACCATTTCTCTGTCACTTTTCCCATCTCTTTTTAGGCATGGGGGACATGGCCGTGTCTAACTCCATAGGCAGCAATATCTTTGACATCCTGCTGGGTTTGGGTTTCCCCTGGGCTCTGCGTACCCTCGTGGTGGACCATGGATCATCAGTATGCATCCACCCCATCTCCCCATAATACCACTCTCTGTTACTTTCTGTCTGTGACTTTCTGGGTTTattgtgtctgcatgtgtgtgtgtgtgtgtgtgtgagtcaaaaCTGAGATTTTGGATTCTCATTTATGTTAAA
This window of the Pempheris klunzingeri isolate RE-2024b chromosome 14, fPemKlu1.hap1, whole genome shotgun sequence genome carries:
- the LOC139212612 gene encoding sodium/potassium/calcium exchanger 3 — translated: MRAAARHRRPFQRFCCCGVGLLAVIWLAQVIQAPETESSSGFQPGVNDGTLRWTRRLMQEKSDNQSLDQPRAAIHEFPQDIFTKEQRKKGAVFLHALCAIYMFYALAIVCDDYFVPSLEKISENLHLSEDVAGATFMAAGSSAPELFTSLIGVFITKGDVGVGTIVGSAVFNILVIIGLSGIFAGQTVVLTWWSLFRDSTYYILSVLTLIMVIYDTRVVWWESLLLMTMYGIYIIIMKFNSQILAFVTHQLRSSRPCCHGLEDHRDNKMGEDASACNTSMVLLNKGQAHGQEPPPVVMVDELLILNPHKLSFSEAGLRVMITPHFSPRTRLSMAGRVLISERQRLIQSSKSQRDGEAGPGSRAGSTTNSLKRTGSCSMENGGRGAGIGDTESGDKPGVEVCQPEEEDDDEDGMFSPVRIPGSCCARVKWVIMWPLGFLLYFTVPNCILPRWHRWFMVTFVASTLWIAVFSYLMVWMVTIISYTLDIPDYIMGITFLAAGTSVPDCMASLIVARQGMGDMAVSNSIGSNIFDILLGLGFPWALRTLVVDHGSSVSINNKGLVYSVVLLLASVFLTVMSVHLNRWRLDRRLGLGLLFLYAIFLLCSIFFGQM